A stretch of Zymoseptoria tritici IPO323 chromosome 1, whole genome shotgun sequence DNA encodes these proteins:
- the MGSUL4 gene encoding MGSUL4, putative sulphate permease 4 (Probable Suplhate Permease. Note there are four Sulphate Permease-like genes in this species.), producing ASPKSWDMRQVAHAVVVKPVKTLPAVFLGLLLNLLDALSYGIILFPLGEEVFQDLGADGVSMFYVSCIVSQLVYSTGSIFRGGVGSEMIEVVPFFHKMTYMIIGVMGTENPDALRATVITSYAMSSIVTGIVFFALGSARLGTLVSFFPHSILVGCIGGVGIFLFLTGLEVSVRLDGNLELTKEVFFKLIDPMSLAQWVPPLALAIILLVVKRYYDKPFLVPAYYIAITAIFYIVTAAVPSLNMEKLRSSGWVFEAPAADKSFYNFYSYYKFSIVDWKAVAMTIPSQFALTFFGILHVPINIPNLAMKMQEDNVSINRELIMHGVSNTLSGCVGSIQNYLVYVNSVLFMDTGGDSRLAGYMLAAATTALWMVGPVVIGYVPVIVVGTLIYYLGIDLAKEAMIDTYGRLHRLEYFTIVVIALVMGVYDFVVGVAVGIGLACLVYVVQTSRKTVIRAQFSGAIAESTVRRHPRQRTYLNRVGPQIRVVKLGGYLFFGSIVNVEKTVRALIDAEAFAASPIRYLVLDFSHVTGIDFSAAEAFGRMNRVLRRRDVEMVLSGVALNDEIGRSLQMDGLFEESDETPPTPPPKVYEDLNGALEACENGLLITLTEKQATHSNTRKNSSSHSPPVPIPTDHASNQPLPISQLDAMVGSPRTQLRHVAASQTLTENAPRDYSDRAVYQHLKQPLPLILQAFQDLTPHTEDFWFRAVPYFTRQEYTKGQLLYSRHDAPNGFILLQSGILRAEYSLEQGNYNEAIVAGTTCGELPFFSETERTCRVVAEEEGCVGWVLTRRRWEELQREEPGVAAELLKVGLKLSAERMGAITSYVLITA from the exons GCGAGTCCGAAGAGTTGGGATATGAGGCAAGTGGCTCATGCTGTGGTTGTCAAGCCGGTCAAGACGCTTCCGGCTGTGTTTTTGGGGTTGCTGTTGAACTTGCTGGATGCGCTGTCGTACGGCATTATTTTGTTCCCGCTTGGAGAGGAGGTCTTTCAGGATCTTGGAGCGGATGGTGTGTCGATGTTTTATGTCAGCTGTATTGTGTCGCAGCTGGTGTACTCGACGGGGAGTATCtttcgaggaggtgttgGGTCGGAGATG ATTGAAGTTGTGCCATTCTTTCACAAGATGACTTACATGATCATTGGTGTTATGGGAACTGAGAACCCGGATGCCCTCCGAGCGACGGTCATCACATCCTACGCGATGAGTTCGATCGTGACTggaatcgtcttcttcgcacTTGGATCCGCACGACTTGGAACATTGGTCAGCTTTTTCCCTCATTCCATCTTGGTCGGCTGCATTGGCGGAGTTGGCATCTTTCTCTTCTTGACCGGCCTGGAAGTTTCAGTCCGTCTGGACGGCAATCTTGAACTCACCAAGGAGGTCTTCTTCAAGCTCATCGATCCGATGAGTCTCGCACAATGGGTCCCGCCACTCGCCCTGgccatcatcctcctggTCGTCAAGCGATACTACGACAAGCCCTTCCTCGTCCCAGCCTACTACATcgccatcaccgccatcTTCTACATCGTCACCGCAGCAGTCCCATCCCTCAACATGGAGAAATTGCGCAGTTCCGGATGGGTTTTTGAAGCGCCCGCCGCCGACAAGTCTTTCTACAATTTCTACAGCTACTACAAGTTCAGCATCGTCGACTGGAAAGCGGTCGCCATGACGATACCTTCGCAATTCGCGCTGACGTTCTTCGGCATCTTGCACGTCCCGATTAATATCCCCAACTTGGCGATGAAGATGCAAGAGGATAATGTCAGCATCAATCGTGAGCTGATCATGCATGGAGTTTCTAATACGCTCTCCGGATGTGTGGGCAGTATTCAGAATTACCTGGTTTACGTCAACAGTGTTCTGTTCATGGATACTGGAGGCGATAGTAGACTCGCGGGATATATGCTTGCGGCCGCGACGACTGCTTTGTGGATGGTCGGACCGGTGGTTATTGGTTATGTGCCGGTCATTGTGGTGGGCACCTTGATCTACTATCTCGGCATTGATCTGGCCAAGGAAGCGATGATTGATACCTACGGCCGACTCCACCGACTGGAGTACTTCACCATCGTGGTGATTGCTCTGGTCATGGGAGTCTACGATTTCGTCGTAGGTGTGGCGGTCGGCATCGGCCTCGCATGCCTCGTCTACGTCGTACAGACATCCCGCAAGACCGTCATCCGAGCCCAATTCTCCGGCGCCATCGCCGAGTCGACCGTCCGACGCCACCCTCGCCAACGAACCTACCTCAACCGAGTCGGCCCACAAATCCGCGTCGTCAAACTAGGCGGctacctcttcttcggcaGCATCGTCAACGTCGAAAAGACCGTCCGCGCTCTCATCGACGCCGAAGCCTTCGCCGCCTCTCCCATCCGCtacctcgtcctcgacttcTCCCACGTCACCGGCATcgacttctccgccgccgaagccTTCGGCCGCATGAACCGCGTGCTCCGCCGTCGCGACGTCGAAATGGTCCTCTCGGGCGTCGCGCTCAACGACGAAATCGGCCGCAGCCTCCAAATGGACGGCCTCTTCGAAGAATCCGACGAGACTCCCCCGACTCCACCCCCAAAAGTCTACGAAGACCTCAACGGAGCGCTGGAAGCGTGCGAGAATGGCTTGCTCATCACTCTCACGGAAAAACAAGCCACCCACTCCAACACGAGGAagaattcctcctcccaTTCCCCACCAGTCCCTATCCCCACCGACCACGCTTCCAACCAACCCCTACCCATCTCCCAACTCGACGCCATGGTCGGCAGTCCCCGCACTCAACTCCGCCACGTCGCGGCCTCCCAAACCCTGACGGAAAACGCCCCTCGCGACTACTCCGACCGCGCGGTCTATCAACACCTCAAACAACCCCTCcccctcatcctccaagcCTTCCAAGACCTCACCCCTCACACCGAAGACTTCTGGTTCCGCGCCGTCCCCTACTTCACCCGTCAAGAATACACCAAAGGCCAACTCCTCTACTCCCGCCACGACGCCCCGAATGgattcatcctcctccaatcGGGTATCCTCCGCGCGGAGTACTCTCTCGAGCAGGGAAATTACAACGAAGCGATCGTCGCGGGCACAACGTGTGGGGAATTGCCTTTTTTTTCGGAGACGGAACGGACGTGTAGGGTGgtggcagaggaggaggggtgTGTGGGGTGGGTtttgacgaggaggaggtgggaagAGTTGCAGAGGGAGGAGCCGGGGGTTGCGGCGGAGTTGTTGAAGGTGGGGTTGAAGTTGAGTGCGGAGAGGATGGGGGCTATTACTAGTTATGTGCTGATTACGGCG